A section of the Streptomyces sp. V3I8 genome encodes:
- a CDS encoding NAD(P)-dependent oxidoreductase — protein MSQAFITGGSGFIGQALIRRLVAEGHTVRALVRSEASADRVAVLGAQPVRGELTEAASWQDAVAGSDVLFHLAAETDVTADRERHEQVTAGGTRAAVEAARTAKVATFVHCGSEAALLAGEPLLDVDETAPLRPDSEAAYCAVKAVAEQVLLDANAPGFTTVSIRPRFVWGPDSSLTEGLAAAAKAGQFAWIDGGRHTTDVTYVDNAVEGLILGWRHGRPGQAYFVTDQRPVVLRDFLETLFSLYGVDVPIPDLDADTAAQVVPVPARWFVGQPCTLRTDKAVTELGYRPIVPHAAGFAAVKEALASDAA, from the coding sequence ATGTCGCAGGCATTCATTACGGGTGGCTCCGGTTTCATCGGACAGGCCCTGATCCGCCGGCTCGTCGCAGAAGGCCATACGGTCCGCGCACTGGTCCGCAGCGAGGCGTCGGCCGACAGGGTCGCGGTCCTCGGCGCGCAGCCGGTGCGGGGCGAGTTGACAGAGGCGGCCAGCTGGCAGGACGCGGTGGCAGGCAGCGACGTACTGTTCCACCTCGCCGCCGAGACGGACGTCACCGCCGACCGCGAGCGCCATGAGCAGGTGACGGCCGGTGGCACCCGAGCGGCTGTGGAAGCAGCCCGTACCGCGAAGGTCGCCACCTTCGTCCACTGCGGCAGCGAGGCCGCTCTCCTGGCCGGCGAACCGCTGCTGGACGTGGACGAGACCGCACCGCTGCGGCCGGACTCCGAAGCCGCCTACTGCGCGGTAAAGGCCGTCGCCGAGCAGGTCCTGCTGGACGCCAACGCACCGGGCTTCACCACCGTCTCCATACGGCCGCGGTTTGTCTGGGGCCCCGACAGCAGCCTGACCGAAGGCCTGGCCGCTGCGGCCAAGGCCGGGCAGTTCGCCTGGATCGACGGCGGCCGGCACACCACCGATGTGACATACGTGGACAATGCCGTCGAGGGCTTGATACTCGGCTGGCGGCACGGCCGGCCGGGTCAGGCGTACTTCGTCACCGACCAGCGTCCAGTGGTCCTGCGAGATTTCCTGGAGACACTTTTCTCGCTCTACGGCGTCGACGTGCCCATCCCCGACCTGGACGCCGACACCGCCGCCCAGGTAGTGCCGGTGCCCGCCCGGTGGTTCGTCGGACAGCCGTGCACGCTGCGCACCGACAAAGCCGTGACCGAACTGGGATACCGGCCCATCGTCCCGCACGCCGCCGGTTTCGCCGCGGTGAAGGAAGCGCTCGCCTCCGACGCCGCGTGA
- the cobF gene encoding precorrin-6A synthase (deacetylating) gives MRKIHVIGIGAGDPDQLTLQAVKALRSTDVFFILDKGEVKADLVQLRRDILDAHLPDGAYRTVEARDPERDRAAGGAGYSPAVGDWRSARADIYARLIAEELDEDGTGAFLVWGDPSLYDSTLGILEEILRKGAVAFAYDVVPGISSVSSLVARHRTGLNRVARPVQITTGRRLAEGFPEGVDDVVVMLDAHQTFRRYADSGEDIDIYWGAYLGTPDEILASGPLAETAPRIVELRAEARERKGWIMDTYLLRRHPRDQDAPGPG, from the coding sequence GTGCGAAAGATTCATGTCATCGGCATCGGTGCGGGCGACCCCGACCAACTGACCCTGCAGGCGGTCAAGGCGCTGAGGAGCACGGACGTGTTCTTCATCCTGGACAAGGGCGAGGTGAAGGCGGACCTGGTACAGCTGCGCCGGGACATCCTGGACGCGCACCTGCCGGACGGGGCGTACCGGACGGTGGAGGCGCGCGACCCGGAGCGCGACCGGGCCGCCGGGGGCGCGGGCTACTCCCCCGCCGTCGGGGACTGGCGCAGCGCCCGCGCCGACATCTACGCGCGGCTGATCGCCGAGGAGCTGGACGAGGACGGGACCGGGGCGTTCCTCGTCTGGGGCGACCCCTCGCTGTACGACAGCACGCTGGGCATCCTGGAGGAGATCCTCCGGAAGGGCGCCGTGGCCTTCGCCTACGACGTGGTGCCGGGCATCAGCAGCGTCTCGTCCCTGGTCGCCCGCCACCGCACCGGACTCAACCGCGTGGCACGGCCCGTGCAGATCACCACGGGCCGCCGGCTCGCCGAGGGGTTCCCGGAGGGCGTCGACGACGTGGTGGTCATGCTGGACGCCCACCAGACGTTCCGGCGGTACGCCGACTCCGGCGAGGACATCGACATCTACTGGGGCGCCTACCTGGGCACGCCGGACGAGATCCTCGCCTCCGGCCCGCTGGCGGAGACGGCACCCCGCATCGTCGAGCTGCGCGCGGAGGCCCGCGAACGCAAGGGCTGGATCATGGACACGTACCTGCTCCGCAGGCATCCCCGGGACCAGGACGCCCCCGGACCGGGCTGA
- a CDS encoding LysR family transcriptional regulator has product MPSFRALECLIAVADTGSITQAALLLHSSQPAVSHQIASLEREARTTLLRREARGVKLTAAGRAAVADARRAVEAATTAVRSARAVGEAGGGLLRIGCAQSLTVALLAPVLRDWRRRHPDVVITLHELAVMDEALRLVESDDVDVAVLPDPPSGRFRITAIAEEEIVLAAPTGHSLAQQASVRIQDLDGAPLVHYTAHNRLGAWLDQSFARAGVHPEAVMRTSVTATAPQLAAAGLGVAVCPVSAISAGFPGVVRPFSPRWTRQLMAVTSANTDPLVARFIAGLRRHGLRIARSVQTQLDAGVVVADERSQTL; this is encoded by the coding sequence ATGCCTTCTTTTCGCGCACTGGAGTGCCTCATTGCTGTCGCGGACACCGGATCGATCACTCAGGCCGCATTGCTGCTGCACTCCTCGCAGCCGGCCGTGTCCCACCAGATCGCCTCACTGGAGCGTGAGGCCCGCACGACCCTGCTGCGTCGCGAGGCACGGGGGGTCAAGCTCACCGCCGCGGGGCGGGCCGCGGTCGCTGACGCCCGACGGGCGGTCGAGGCGGCTACCACCGCTGTTCGATCGGCTCGGGCGGTGGGAGAAGCCGGGGGCGGGTTGCTGCGGATCGGCTGCGCGCAAAGCCTTACCGTCGCCTTGCTCGCCCCGGTGCTCCGCGACTGGCGCCGGCGTCACCCGGATGTGGTCATCACCCTGCATGAGCTCGCCGTCATGGACGAGGCACTAAGGCTGGTCGAGTCCGACGACGTTGACGTCGCCGTGCTGCCGGACCCCCCGTCCGGCCGTTTTCGGATTACTGCCATCGCCGAGGAGGAGATCGTCCTGGCTGCGCCCACCGGCCACTCATTGGCCCAGCAGGCCTCAGTGCGGATCCAGGACCTCGATGGCGCGCCACTCGTGCACTACACGGCGCACAACCGCCTCGGCGCATGGCTCGACCAGTCCTTCGCCCGGGCCGGGGTCCACCCGGAGGCGGTCATGCGGACGTCCGTTACTGCTACGGCACCTCAGCTCGCCGCCGCCGGACTGGGCGTTGCGGTCTGTCCGGTGAGTGCGATCAGTGCGGGCTTTCCGGGCGTGGTCCGGCCGTTCTCACCGCGGTGGACCAGACAGTTGATGGCGGTGACCTCTGCCAACACCGATCCGCTCGTCGCACGGTTCATCGCGGGACTGCGCCGTCACGGACTGCGGATCGCCCGCAGCGTACAGACGCAGCTCGACGCAGGCGTCGTGGTCGCGGACGAGCGATCACAGACGCTCTGA
- a CDS encoding BTAD domain-containing putative transcriptional regulator — MEKIGCGRVMRLAVLGPVRAWHRDEEIDLGSPQQRGLLALLLLHEGRPVETEAILEALWGEHGPRGARGTVRTYVYRLRPILGDMAVIESTGTGYRLMVRDGTFDLRRFRELTAQAHKMRRVGAAASAADLLRQALGMWQGPALSGVRGPFFELERDRLEELKLAALEEVFDLELEVGGPSDLTSEIRAAAMKHPLRERLHEQLMLSLFRAGRRAEALAAFQRARQLLREELGVDPGPALRSLHSRILREVEDSPVPANRDLSSPLAPAPAQLPADPAVFTGRRAEIAELSLTLRDAAHAPVVGITGLGGMGKTTLAVHVAHTRRHLFPDGQLFVDLGGFKDPVGPLEVLGQFLRAVGASRLPASLDERAALWRTTVSGRRLLIVLDAASSGEQVRPLLPASPGCAVIMTSARRIVDLPGIPWLRLGVLQPQDALHLLAAISGTRRVFAEQAAASRLVQACSYQPLSVHVAAARLDARPSWTIDQILAQLEDDLRQPVVMHEDCKIVDKPFREAQARMDAVHRNAFHLAAVPDCGRLDAAMAAAVLDLPVNEATAVMEALVDAHVVETGENGDYHFLGLVKAFARRQALNGLGHEHCQQALHRLLRHCLTGKNTVGERDLRAVLDQITDLPDALAEKVSLSLP, encoded by the coding sequence ATGGAAAAGATAGGGTGCGGTCGCGTGATGCGTCTTGCAGTTCTTGGTCCTGTCCGTGCATGGCACCGGGACGAGGAGATCGACCTCGGATCTCCACAGCAGCGTGGATTGCTCGCTCTGCTGCTTTTGCATGAAGGGCGCCCAGTGGAGACCGAGGCGATTCTGGAGGCCTTGTGGGGCGAGCACGGGCCTCGAGGCGCTCGGGGCACCGTTCGCACTTACGTCTATCGTCTGCGCCCGATTCTCGGCGACATGGCGGTCATCGAGTCGACCGGCACTGGCTACCGTCTCATGGTTCGTGACGGGACTTTTGACCTGAGGAGATTTCGGGAGCTGACCGCCCAGGCTCACAAAATGCGCCGCGTCGGCGCCGCGGCGAGTGCTGCCGATCTCCTGCGTCAGGCTCTTGGCATGTGGCAGGGACCAGCCCTGTCGGGTGTCCGGGGCCCTTTCTTCGAGCTCGAGCGTGATCGGCTGGAGGAGTTGAAGCTGGCTGCCCTGGAGGAAGTCTTCGATCTTGAGCTGGAGGTCGGCGGGCCGTCTGATCTGACGTCCGAGATTCGGGCAGCCGCGATGAAGCACCCACTGCGGGAGCGGCTGCACGAACAGCTCATGCTGTCGTTGTTCCGTGCCGGCCGCCGAGCCGAGGCTCTGGCCGCCTTCCAGCGCGCACGGCAGCTTCTGCGTGAAGAGCTGGGTGTGGACCCCGGGCCCGCACTTCGATCTCTCCACAGCCGTATCCTGCGCGAGGTCGAGGACTCGCCCGTCCCTGCGAACCGTGATCTGTCCTCGCCCCTCGCCCCCGCGCCTGCTCAGCTCCCGGCGGACCCGGCAGTGTTCACCGGGCGCCGCGCAGAGATCGCGGAGCTGTCCTTGACACTGCGTGATGCCGCGCACGCTCCGGTCGTCGGCATCACCGGCCTGGGCGGGATGGGCAAGACCACACTCGCCGTCCACGTTGCACACACCCGGCGCCATCTGTTTCCCGATGGGCAACTCTTCGTCGACCTCGGCGGCTTCAAGGACCCGGTCGGCCCGCTGGAGGTGCTCGGCCAGTTCTTGCGCGCGGTCGGGGCGTCACGGCTGCCGGCATCGCTGGACGAACGTGCCGCGCTGTGGCGTACGACCGTGTCAGGGCGCCGCCTGCTGATCGTCCTGGACGCGGCATCCAGCGGTGAGCAGGTGCGTCCCCTGCTACCGGCCTCCCCGGGCTGTGCCGTCATCATGACCAGTGCGCGCCGCATCGTCGACCTGCCCGGAATCCCCTGGCTGCGTCTCGGCGTCCTACAGCCCCAGGACGCGTTGCACTTGCTCGCCGCCATCTCCGGCACCCGGCGGGTGTTCGCGGAGCAGGCAGCGGCCAGCCGCCTGGTGCAGGCCTGCTCCTACCAGCCGCTCTCAGTGCATGTGGCGGCCGCCCGGTTGGATGCCCGGCCCTCGTGGACGATCGACCAGATCCTGGCCCAGCTCGAAGACGATCTGCGCCAGCCGGTCGTCATGCATGAGGACTGCAAGATCGTCGACAAACCGTTCCGTGAAGCCCAGGCGCGCATGGACGCCGTCCACCGCAACGCCTTCCACCTCGCCGCCGTTCCCGACTGCGGCAGGCTGGACGCCGCCATGGCCGCGGCAGTGCTCGACCTGCCCGTCAACGAAGCCACAGCCGTCATGGAAGCCCTCGTCGACGCCCATGTGGTGGAGACCGGCGAGAACGGCGACTACCACTTCCTCGGGCTCGTCAAGGCGTTCGCGCGGCGCCAGGCCCTCAACGGGCTGGGACACGAGCACTGCCAGCAAGCGCTGCACCGGCTGCTGCGC
- a CDS encoding DUF309 domain-containing protein translates to MSSTSDDDSGSGDGRDRDAEGRARNARPRDGLGRPLPYGTDGVERQPEGVVRAPEDTVTEAQALLAAGKPFHAHEVFEDAWKSGPDGERALWRGLAQLAVGLTHAARGNATGGARLLRRGAGAVEEWGAQSGTPRPYGLAPAELASWARELAELVERDQTAVDAREWAPRLRGGA, encoded by the coding sequence ATGAGCAGCACTTCTGACGACGACAGCGGCAGCGGCGACGGGCGGGACCGGGACGCGGAGGGGCGGGCGCGCAACGCACGGCCGCGGGACGGGCTCGGGCGGCCCCTGCCGTACGGGACGGACGGGGTCGAGCGGCAGCCCGAAGGCGTGGTGCGCGCCCCCGAGGACACGGTCACCGAGGCGCAGGCGCTGCTGGCGGCGGGCAAGCCGTTCCACGCGCACGAGGTCTTCGAGGACGCCTGGAAGTCGGGCCCCGACGGGGAGCGCGCGCTGTGGCGGGGACTCGCCCAGCTCGCGGTGGGGCTCACGCACGCGGCCCGGGGCAATGCGACGGGCGGTGCGCGGCTGCTGCGGCGCGGGGCCGGCGCCGTCGAGGAGTGGGGCGCGCAGAGCGGGACGCCTCGCCCGTACGGACTGGCGCCGGCCGAACTCGCCTCCTGGGCCCGCGAGTTGGCGGAGCTCGTGGAGCGGGACCAGACGGCCGTGGACGCGCGGGAGTGGGCGCCGCGGTTGCGCGGCGGCGCGTAG
- a CDS encoding GAF and ANTAR domain-containing protein translates to MSVLLSTDSLEEFLKMLADSALAMAAGAGGVGITLERHKRPLTVVSSGAGAPELDEAQYGQDDGPCLQALRQGEEVLVADMLEERRWGPYPAYAAACGTRSSLSLPIAAHTHTAGALNLYSPKASAFPNIDLTGLRKLAEQATGAIALAQCIADAQQYATDLQHAMESRTVIDQATGVIMGQQRCTADAAFALLRKASQHRNIKLRDLCQELITNIGGAPPADRRPLRPRP, encoded by the coding sequence ATGTCTGTGCTGCTGAGCACCGACTCGCTCGAGGAGTTCCTCAAGATGCTTGCGGACAGTGCGCTGGCCATGGCAGCCGGCGCCGGCGGGGTGGGGATCACCTTGGAGCGGCACAAGCGGCCGCTGACGGTGGTCAGCAGCGGGGCGGGAGCGCCTGAGCTGGATGAGGCCCAGTACGGACAGGACGACGGACCGTGCCTGCAGGCGCTGCGCCAAGGCGAGGAGGTCCTGGTGGCGGACATGCTGGAAGAGCGGCGCTGGGGCCCTTACCCCGCGTATGCGGCTGCGTGCGGTACTCGTTCGTCGCTGTCGCTGCCGATCGCCGCGCACACCCACACCGCCGGCGCCCTGAATCTGTACTCACCCAAAGCATCCGCGTTCCCCAACATCGACCTCACCGGCCTTCGGAAACTGGCCGAGCAGGCGACCGGAGCGATCGCTCTGGCCCAGTGCATCGCCGACGCACAGCAGTACGCCACGGACCTGCAGCACGCCATGGAATCACGCACGGTGATCGACCAGGCCACCGGCGTGATCATGGGACAGCAGCGCTGCACCGCCGACGCAGCCTTCGCCCTCCTGCGCAAAGCCTCCCAGCACCGCAACATCAAACTCCGCGACCTCTGCCAGGAACTCATCACCAACATCGGCGGCGCCCCACCCGCCGACAGGCGCCCCCTACGCCCCCGCCCCTGA